gctgCCGAGGGGAGGCACGCCAGGATGAACGTGGAGAACTCGGGGGAGACTTCCTGGGCGGAGGCCTGAGTAACAGGTGGACATCCTTGGGCCAGAAGCAGCGGGGGCTTTGATGCAAACAGCAGCAGGTGTATGGGGCCCTGTGATGCTGGTGGCTGCAGGAGCCTGGCCTCCGACCCCCGGGGATCGGGGCTGGCCTGCACCTTCCCCAACCCATCAGGCACCGAAGTCCAGGATGAGAGGAACACAGTTGACACCTAACCTTCGGGATCCTCACTGCCTCCCTCTTCACCGAGAACGGGCGggcgctgcggtgcagtgggcGAGGCCACCACTTAGACGtccacatccatatcagagtgccagtcccaggcctggctcccccgctccaatccagcttcctgctatgtgcgccctgggaggcagcagatgctgctCAAGTGGCCAGGTCCctactgcccacgtgggagaccgggatgaagttccaggctcctggcttcagcctggcccggccctggctgttgcaggcatctggggaatgaaccagtgcgtggaagatctgtctgtctctctatgccACCCTGCCTTTCTAGTAGGTTGAGAACAAGACCTGGAACACAGACCCTGGCCCTGaaccacctcctccctctggtgGGCTGAGGGAGGCATCTTGCCCCAAGTCTGTGGGTCCCAGAACTCCCCCAGCCCGGCTTGGATACCTCCTAGAACAGGAAGTTCCTTCAACATGTCTGCTTTCCCCGGTCCCGGGAGCTCAGCGATGGACCACACAGGCCCCAGGAAGCCTCACCGGCCATCCACGGCGTCCAGCACCCGCCCAGAGatctccatctcccagagggaaCTGAGCATGCGCGCCCGGCGCTCCGGCCTGCGAGCCAGGCTGATGACGAacacctggaggaggcagcagggggcgctgtggggcaggggcaggaagaaCCCATCCACCTCCAGACCCCAATCCTGAGCAGGAGGAACTTACCTCATCGAACCCCATCTTACTGGGCCTCTTTGGGGGCCGAGACACATGAGCTGAGGCCTGCATGGGGGGCCCATCCACTACAAAGGAAAGCACCCCTGATCCAGAGTGCCCACGGCCCCTGCAAGTAGACATCCTGGAGCccgagcccccccaccccacagaaCCCCCACCGGGAAGGCCCCTTGGAGGTCCCAGAGTCCCCCTGTCCCCACTCtacagatgggaagactgaggctcCATGGGGAGAGAAACTTGTTCAGAGGCAGGGACTGAGCTAGAGGCGAGGCTAGAACTCCAAGTTTAGGTCTGCGGCCCAGGAAAAGGGGCACCAAGGGGAGGCGGGACCCCTCCCAGCAAGACCCGCACAGAACAGACTCACCTAGCGACTCCAGGATCAGGTGGATAAAGTTGACCTTCTCGTCCTCCAGCCCCTGGTGGGATTTTACCGCCACGTTCATGTACCCGTACCGGTGCTCGTTGCACACGTGGGCCGAGACCCCTGCCAAGAGAGGCCCCCGGTGAATGCCGGAGTCGGGGCAGGGCTCTCAGAACCTAGGGCAGGAGGCTTCCCTGGGACTGGGCTTCCCCGCCTGTggacggagggagggagcttgACCGCACAGCATCTCCAGCGGCTGTTTGCAGCAGATCTGCCTGGAGCCCCTGCTGGGCACCTGCTGGGCACCGGGCTGCGGTGCTGAGCAGGACAGGACCCTGTGCTGGCCGCCCCGCTGCCCCACCCCAAGTCCTCCCGTCTCTCCCAGCCCCACCGCCCCACCCTGACCCAGCGCTGCACTccaccccctcctgcccctcaccACGCCGCCTTCCACCCGGCACCCAGGGAGGCCTTTTGCTGCCTTCGGTAGGTAGCACCTTAACTACAGTGAGCCCCAGGGACGCTGGCACGGTGTCCTCTGTCCCCCAgatcctgcaacagccaaggctggaccaggtcaaagtcaaagccaggagtcagacactccactcaggggcccaagcgctcaggTCATCATCCGTTGCCTCCCgcgatgcattggcaggaagccggattggaagcagagtagctgggacttgaagtggcactggGATATGGGACGCGGGCGtcctaggcagtggcttagccgGCTACATCGCAACAGCGGCCCTGTGCGCTGTGTTTTTCAGAGCTAACCTGGCAGCAGGTGtgaagccaagcagctgggatgcccacattcgtTGCCATGGGGTATTTGGGGAAGATCtttatctgtcactctgcttttcaagtaaaccaACAAATCAAAGGCCCAGCGGCCTCCAAGGAGGGCTGATCCTCACCAGCAGCCTGACAGGCGTAGGCGAAGACGATGATGTCGTCGAAGGGCCAGGTGTAGTTCGGGTGCGGGGGGTAGAAGGCGAGCTGGGCTGTCCCCTCGGCCCGCAGGGACAGCAGGAACGTGGAGTGGACCATGGGGACGCGGAAGCAGCCCCGGCGCTGCCGGTTCTTGGTGGGGAAGTACTCGGCCGTGCGGCGGTAGTagccctgggtgggggaggggcgctctGCCTGTCCATGGCCCCCAGAGCCTCAGGCTCTCTGCTCcccaggcacccccacccccagctccagggctccagggctccaggcctCCGAGGCCCGATCCCCGGCCTCACCTGCGGGGTGATCCCACACCAGAAGTTGGAGTAGTAGGTCTGGGAGTCCAGCATGGGCGCCACCACCGGCAGCCCGCGCTCCACCAGGAGCCGCAGCGTCTGGTTGTTAGTCAGAATGTTGTCTGTGTCTGCAAACTTTGGAGAGTGGAGGTCACAGGCCCCGGCCCTGTCTGGGCTGCAGCCCCCCGGGACTTCACTGGGTGGGCGCCTAGGATCCAGTCACAGGGATCTACCCAACAATCCCAGCAGGTCCGTTTAGGTACCCAGGATCTAGCTGGGAACAATGGATCAGCGTTTAGGTCTGGGACGCTGACCTAAGAACCTTATCTGAGATCTGGTTTAGGGAGTGGATCCAAAACCTGCTCTGAGCTTTAGCTCAGGGATCCAGACCACGTTTACCCTCCGGGTTCTAGTTCAGGAATCTAGGCTCAGTATATCCTGGGATCTGCCTCAGGGATCCAGGCTTAGCACCCAGCCTGAGTTCAAACAGAAGGATCCAAGCTCTACGCTGGGTCTGGGAGCTAAAGGATGCAGTCTGCAGGCCGCTCAGTCCTGCGAGACTTCGCTAGGGAAGGGTACCACCCCTTCAGGGCCCGGCCCCCCGCCAGGCCTCCTCACCAGGATGTAGTCAgcaccccagctcctggcaaaGCTCAGGGCTTCTTGCTTCAGCTCCATCAGAAACTGGTGCCTTTCTCTAGTCCAGTGCTTGGGGCCCTCTTCATCCGGGTAGGACCTGTGGGGATACAGAGGGGACGGGCAGCGAGGGGGCCGgagccctggctgcaggctgcGGCGCCAGTGTCCACACCCCTGCCCCAGATCCCAACCTGGGCTCCCCCTCAGGCCTCCAGACCACGGCTGCGTAGTCCGCGCCCACGGCTGCCAGCCACTCCCGCAGCATCTCCGTGGTGTTGTCCACATTGTGGTCAGTGGCGCAcctggggacacagagggagGATGGTGAGGGGCCCGGCCACACAAGGACTGGGCCCTGAGGCAGCCTCCACTCAGAGGCTGCCAGAGTCCCGTGTCCTGCTGTGTGGTCCCTCTCTGGGCCTGCCTTCCCCTCCTGTCTACGCTGTCCTGCCCGCGTCACAGGAGCCACTCAGAAAGGTGAGCACCCTCTCTGCTCAGAGGAGCGCCCCTGCCACTCTGCCCCGCCACCTGCCTTCCTTGCTGTGTGACCAcaggccagcccctctccctctctgaatcGGCACTGGACAAGAGAGCCGCAGCTTTCCTCCACCCACAGATCCGAGGAGTGCCCTGGAGCGTAACCTCCCTCCGCTGGGAAGGGGCTCCCAATTTGGAGGTGGGGGGCCGAACCAGGGGCCCAGGTTTTAGGCGGTGCTGCCCCTTTAAGTCCGTTTCCTGGGAGCGAGACTAAGTACGTGTCACGTCTAATAGGGGTGGGAACTGACTCCCAGGCTGTGGTCATTGTGGGCGGCCTCCCCAGGCCTCGCCCCACCTCCAGCCCAACTGTGGTGTGTCCTGGGGGGTGGTTTGTCATTGCTCATCTCTCCCCAGCctcagggggaggggggctctcACAGCCTGGGGTAGTGGCCCCTGATTGCACGGGACACCAGCGGGAAGGTCCAGGGGGGCTGAGAGTACTCGCCACCAGGCTGCCCACTGCCTGCCACTCTGGGCCCCGGCTGAGGGCGGAGGCTCCTGTGTGCTCCAGGCCAGCCGACAACCACCAGTCCCCCGGGGACTGGGTCTGGGCTCTGAAGGCTGGGCCCCAGTGACACCCAGGGAggccccagggagcagagggctAGAAAGAGGGTTGGGGCCCCCATCCACTATGGGCTCCGGATCCAGGCTTAGcacccaggggtctccaggggggctgggggctgtgcagGCCTgtcgtggggggcagggcccggcAGGGTGGTGTCTGTGCCGGGAGCAGACGGGGCCAGCCCGGGGCGGCGCCGGCCTCGAGGCTGGGGGCTAAGAAGTCCTAAGGGCGCCCCAGCCCCGGTGTCTCTCACCAGAGGGCCATCCTGGCCCGGGGGTAGTCCAGCCGCTCCAGCGCGCCCAGGTAGTGGGGCAGGGAGTGCTCGGCATTGCGGGCCAGGATGGCAAGAACCACGgtgggcagcggcggcggcggctccgggACGCCCGCGGCCTCCAGCCGCGGccccagcaggagcagcagcgacAGCAGCGGGACAGCGGGGGCAGCGCGCATGGCGGGCGCTCGGCGACGGCGGCGGCCCCCGGGGCTCCGGGCCCAGCCGAGGGGGAATGGGCGGGGCGGgcaggccggggcggggcccggggcccaCGGCGCGGGCGGGGCCGGCTCTGGCCCGGAGGGGCCCCGGGCGAACCCCCGCCCCCCAAGAGTGGGCTCCCACTCCTCCGCACTGTGCGTGGATTCTCaaatcccctctcctccccccggGGCACCGGGGGGCCGCGGTCCGGAGCCGTGCGGCGGATGCGACCCAGGGGCAGCCGGGCCCGGCGGGACCCCGGAGCGGGGAaggggggaagaggggagggtccGGGGTGACGGCATCGGAGCCGGCCTGGCGTCTGAGCACGCTCGCCGCGCCGGATCGCTGAGCGTCCAGTCCCTGGAATCCCGACTCCCCTGAACCTGCATCCCTGGAGCCCGCCCCCGACAACTGGACCTCAGACCCCGCGGGGCGGGACCCACGCCCGGTGCAGCCTTTCCGGGGTTCCCCGGCCGCCGGCCGCCGGCCCGCCCCCGCTCCCGCGCGCCCTCTGGCGGCCGCAGACGGGAACTTCGCAGAAGACCGAAGCCACGCGTGGGCGTGAAAGACGCGGGCGTGGGGCGGAGACCTGCTTCCCCTGACCTGGGCGCGCCGTCCCGCGGCGGTCTGCGCCTGGCATGCCGCGCGCGTCGCCGTCCTCGCTTCGGCCGCCTGCACCGGCACTGATCCGGCCTTTAAGAGAGCAGAGCCCACGATTAGGCCCGGTGTAGAACTAGGGGACCCCTGACCGTGACCCTGCCCCCCCTGGAAAACGGGGGACACAGCCTCCCTGGGGTGCAAGGCAGGAAAAGAGTCTCCAGCCTCTGTTGCAACAGGAACGTTAAAGAGGAGGGGCCTGGAGGGGGGGAGCTGCCACTGACCTGAGCCTTGGGGTCCTGGCTTGGTGCTCCGGGGCTGATACCAACTCCAAGGGTTTGCAAGGAGGCCTTGCTAGAACCAGACACTTGCAGCTTTGCTCCGCGTGGAggctgagaggcaggaagaggtcCAGCCTGGGGATGAGGCTGGCAGAGGGGCCCCTCATTCACCCCCAACCCCTGCTTTTCCGGGGGCACCTTGGGGGGTCTCTCTGCAGCCTCTTCCCAGGGCAAGGAGGGGGCGAggcctgtgcctgcagccccaccgggagaggggggaaggaagggacTTGCCTGGTGAGGGGACGGTACCGGCAGCGTCGAAGTCTCCACCAGGCTCGGGTCAGAACTTCCAGGCGGCCGGTGATCCTgcagtgacaggggcccagggaccggGGTAGCATCTTGGAGAGCTGTGAGTGCCCTCCTGCACCGTGGTcgatgcactgcgctgatccgaagccaggagccaggtgcttctcctggtctcccatggggtgcagggcccaagcacttgggccatcctccactgcactcctgggccacagcagagagctggcctggaagaggagcaactgggacagaatccggcgccccaaccgggactagaacctggtatgccggcgccgcaaggcggaggattagcctagtgagctgtggcactggccaatctttttatttttaaagttttatttatctgagagagagagagagagaggattttccatccactggttcattccccagatggccacaatggacagggctaggccaggtcaaagccaggagccaggagttgcttctaaatctcccaattgggtggcaagagcccagacacttggggccATTTCTCGCTgctcttcccgggccatagcagagagctggattggaagtggagcagccgggactctgggatgctggtgttgcaggtggctgcttaacccatgatgccacagtgccagccccaataactcagtcttttttaaaaatttattgtttcCAGATCATTCCGTGCGCCTGGACCTTCTCGGTCCCTCCGCCTGCACTGGTCTTCCCCTTCCTGCTCAGCTGCCGTCCCGCAGGCcctgctgcctcagtttcccttcctGCCTCTGGAAGGTCCCCCTTGATGTCAGCCCGGGGAGACACCTTTACACAGTGTCCTACACGACACCATTCACCCAgcaaaatttaacttttattttatttaaagatgtatttatctatttgaaagacagacagagatagaacctccatctgccagttcacgcccggaatggctgcaatggctggggttgtctcaggtggaagccaggagccaggaactctatctgggtctcccacgtgggtgcaggggcccaagcacttgggccgtcctccactgctttcccaggccacagcagggagctggatgggaagcagaaaagCTATGACTAAAATCACTGGGCACCTacgggggtgctggcactgcaggagccaGCTTAGCTCACTGAGCCACAAAGTCAGCTTCAAattgattttatgttttaaaatttaggtagggccggcgccgcggctcaacaggctaatcctccgcctagcggcgccggcaccccgggctctagtcccggtcggggtgccggattctgtcctggttgctcctcttccaggccagctctctgctatggcccaggagtgcagtggaggatggcccaggtgcttgggccctgcacccgcatgggagaccaggagaggcacctggctgctgcctttggatcagcgcggtacgccggccgcagcgcaccggccgcggcggccattggagggtgaaccaatggcaaaggaagacctttctctctgtctctgtctctcactgtccactctgcctgtccccccaaaaaaacaaatttagGTAGACAAGgacagtgttgtgatgtagtaggttaagcatccgcctgtggtgtcggcatcccatatgggcgccagttcaagtccgagctctctgttgatggtctgggaaagcagtagaagatggctcaagtccttgggcccctggacctgcatgggagatctggaagaaactcctggctcctggctttagattggctctgctctggcctttgcggccatctgaggagtgaaccagcggatggaagatctcactttctctctctctctttgtgtaactctttcaaaaataaataaatcttaaaaaaaaaaaaaagatgttggggagcagtactgtggcacagcaggttaagcctccacccacattgcaggcatcccataggggtgctgcttagagactcagctgttccacttctgatccagctccctaatgtgcctgggaaagcagcagaagatggcccaaatgcttgggcctctgcacccatgtgggagacctagaagaacctccaggttcctggctttggcctagcccagccctggccattgtgtccatttggggagtgagacagcagatggaatatctctctttctccctctctctctctccctctcccctccccccacctctctcctctcactataactctacttttcaagtaaattaagaatcaatcaatcttaaaaaaaaaaaaaagtcagtggtgggggtggggtggatggaCATCTGGTTCAGCTGTTAAGACCCagctctaggccggcgccgtggcttaacaggctaatcctctgccttgcggcgccggcacaccgggttctagtcctggttggggcgccggattctatcccggttgcccctcttccaggccagctctctgctatggcccgggaaggcagaggaggatggcccaagtgcttgggccctgcacccgcatgggagaccaggagaagcacctggctcctggcttcggatcagcgagatgcgccggccgcagtggccattggggggtgaaccaacggcaaaaaggaagacctttctctctgtctctctcactatccactctgcctgtccaaaaaaaaagacccagctctcccacatcctgtatcggaatccctgggttcgagtcctggctccactcccgacttcagcttcctggaaggcaggaggcgatggctcctggcttcagcacaacCCAAgctgactgttgtgagcatttgaggagtgaaccagcagagggagcgtgttggtttctctctctctctctctctctgccttccagataagtaaaataaattttagaaattcaaTAAGGATTGCTCTGGCTGCagctcagaggcagagctggggccaaGTAGGGGCACCTAAGTCCCAGGAGCAAAGGAGCTGGGGGCAGAGCTGAGATGTGTCACGGGGGGGCGGGGCCGCCAGGCCTGTGGGCTTGGATGTGGgagacagcgccagcccccgggaGGACGTTTCCACCGGTAGCTGAGCGGGGAAGACTTGAGAAGAAGCAGGTAAGAGGTGAAACCGGGTGCCGTTCTGGCGTTTCCGCAGAGCTGTCAGCCACCAGGTCACGGCTCTGCCTGTCGCTCCCTGAGCTCCGTCCAAGGCAGGGGTGCCCCCTCCAGCTGCCGCCTCGGCTTCTATTTTGGCCCCTGCTCATCGCTGTATCCCGGCCCTAGCTTGGGGCCGGTGGGCGTGGGATACAGTAGGGTCATCGAGGAAAGGAGGGGCTCCTCCAacacctgtcctcccacccaccctcctttTCTGCCCCCAAGTGGAACCAGAAGACGCACTCTGCAAAGGTAACACTGGCCCCACTTACAGTTATTCTAAAGCGGTGGGTCTCAAAGCGTGACCAGCAGCCATCAGCGTCCTCCGGAACTCGCCAGAAATGCAAGTTCTTAGGCCGCGGAGGCCAAGCAGTCTGTTTTAAGAAAAGCCCTCCGGGTAACTCGGATGCAGGATGAGGTTTGACACTGCTGTCCGATGGGACCTGCGGGCTCTCTCCCCGGGTCATGCAGGGCACCTGCCTGGGGAAGATGATTGTTGGGGGTGAGGGGCGTTTGGTCTGTCATGAAGGAGCTGCCTCAGACCCCCACGCCcccatgtcccatgttggagtgcctgggttcgatacccagctccagctcccgtgGGCAGCTTCCTGGCGACACAGAGCCTGGGGGGCAGCACCGTGTCCCTGCCGCCCGCGTGGAGGTCCTGCACTGAGCTGCTGGTCCCGCTCCTGACTCAGAGCAGCAGGGATGGTGCAGgaggttgggttcctgcccccactccgggagacctgggttaaatTCTTGGCTCAGCgctgctgtggcctagcgggtaaagccactgcctacagtgccagcatcctatatgggtgctggttcgagtcccagctgctctacttccgatccagctctctgctatggcctgagaaagcagtagaagatggcctggtccttcagtgcctgcacccacgtgggagacctagaagatgctcctggctcctggcttaggaacggctctggtcattgcgggcatttggggagtgaatcagtggatggaagacctctctctctctctctctctctctctgtgtgtctttctgcctctgcctctctgtaactctgcctttcaagtaaataaagagagtgagaaagaaagaaggaaggaaggatgtaaagaaaagaaaagaaaagaaaagaaaagaaaagattcttggctttgggggttggcactgtggctcacttggttaatcctccacctgcggtgcccgcatcccatatgggcaccggttctagtcccggttgctcctcttcctgtccagctctctgctgtagcctgggagggcagtggaggatggcccaagtgcttgggcccttgcactcgcatgggagacccggaagaagctcctagctcctggcttcggatcagcgcagcgccagccgtagtggccacttggggggtgaaccaatggaaggaagacctttccgtctctctcactgtctaactctatctgtcaaaaaaaaaaaaaaaaaaaaattcttggcttagacatttggggaatgaaccagcaacgAAAGCGGGCTCTCTAacttaaaaatgctttaaataacAATAATACATGTTTGTTAAATGACCGTTGGAACCCATCTGGCTGAGCAGGACCCAGAGTGGAGGGAACCAACCGTCGGCTGGACCCACCGTATCTCCTGTTCAACATCTTCACTCCCCCCAGCCACCACTGTAGTTCTGGCCAGAGCCAGCAGGTGGCGCAAGCACCTCAGGCTTCCCTCTGATATTCTGCATTAGAGACCCAGCAAGAACCGTCCCTCCCCAGAGCCTTCTTCCCCGGAGGAGCCTGGCTCcaagccctgccacccactggcaAAGGCTTTGCAGCATGGCCTTTATTAGAGACAGAGGCACTGGGGAATCCTCTCTGCTTCGGATCCCAAAGGGGTGCTTCTAGGGCCAATCCGCTAGTCTGGGAGGATAGGGGGGTGGGCTACGAGGTCCCCTTTGGTCCGAGACATATAGGGGCCAGGCCTCTGGGACTTGGGGGACAGCCACTTGGGTAGGCAGCTCTGGCCCACTGGACTCCAACCATATCCCCCCATGAGCCCCCTGCCTACCCTGCCGAGCCTCATTTGTGGTCTCAGGTGCTACTTCCCAGCCAAGGGTACGAGTGGCCTGGAGGTGCCCCTGGACCCAGACAGAAGCCCCAACCTGGGGGTCCTCGTGGCCTGGCAGCCAAGCAGGCTAGGAGTGGGGACCCGAAGCGGGGAGGATGCTTGAACAGAGCGCTTACCAGCTGCCAGCTTCACGTCTCCCGAGTTGGGGGTTCTCTGAGCCCCAGTCCAGCTTGTGGCCAAGGGAGCCCGGGATCCTGGCCAGAGGATGGGCCCGCGCCCCTGCTCCTGGTTCGGGGTGCAGCTCTGCGGATGGGCATCGGGAGCCCAGCCTGGgcaccctccccacctcccatttCAAGCCTGGTTCCAGAAGCGGCCAGGGCTGAGTAGAGGCTCCCACAGgcttccctgctgctcctctttcccaTCGGAGGGGCCCCTGAGACCCTAAGCCGCAGCTGGAAGCACCCCTGCCCAATCCGCTTAGGCTCAGCATaccctggcctctgctccaggAACCCGCCCACGCGCCCCTCATCTCCGGGGGCCCACCCAACAGCCACACACACTCCCGAGGACCACCCTCTCCCTCCTGGCCATGCCCGCTGGCTTCTCCCAGCACCCCAGATGTGGCGCTGTCCTCCTCTGAGGCACTGTCCGTCCTCAGGAGGCTGGGCCCGAGCCAGCTGTTTTCCCGGGCGGCCAGCTGTTTTGCCCATCAGGaagcagccctggctcctctgctaaAATAGTTGCTGTTGTGGCTGCAGCGTGGCAGCcctgctgggccagggcctggagctgtTAACTCCTCTGGGTCCAGGCAGCCCAGCCAGGACCTCCCAGCCACGatccctctgctttccctgggccacaggagcAGCCGGTCTCAGGACCCAAGGAGACCAGACACTGCTCGCTCCAGCCCCTTACAGGGGGCCTCCCGGGGGTCACGTCCTCAGGTGAGGGGGAGGTTCCCAGGGACAAATGTCACCTCCATT
This DNA window, taken from Lepus europaeus isolate LE1 chromosome 12, mLepTim1.pri, whole genome shotgun sequence, encodes the following:
- the CERCAM gene encoding inactive glycosyltransferase 25 family member 3 isoform X2; amino-acid sequence: MALWCATDHNVDNTTEMLREWLAAVGADYAAVVWRPEGEPRSYPDEEGPKHWTRERHQFLMELKQEALSFARSWGADYILFADTDNILTNNQTLRLLVERGLPVVAPMLDSQTYYSNFWCGITPQAERPSPTQGYYRRTAEYFPTKNRQRRGCFRVPMVHSTFLLSLRAEGTAQLAFYPPHPNYTWPFDDIIVFAYACQAAGVSAHVCNEHRYGYMNVAVKSHQGLEDEKVNFIHLILESLVDGPPMQASAHVSRPPKRPSKMGFDEVFVISLARRPERRARMLSSLWEMEISGRVLDAVDGRTLNSSVLRSLGVDLLPGYQDPYSGRTLTKGEVGCFLSHYAIWEEVAARGLARVVVFEDDVRFESNFKGRLERLMEQVAAEELPWDLIYLGRKQVNPEEEVAVEGLPGLVVAGYSYWTLAYALSLAGAHKLLASQPLRRMLPVDEFLPIMFDRHPNEQYKAHFWPRDLQAFSARPLLAAPTHYAGDAEWLSDTETSSPWDDDSGRLISWSGSQKTLRGPRPDLAGSSGHALHPRPHPRDEL
- the CERCAM gene encoding inactive glycosyltransferase 25 family member 3 isoform X1; this translates as MRAAPAVPLLSLLLLLGPRLEAAGVPEPPPPLPTVVLAILARNAEHSLPHYLGALERLDYPRARMALWCATDHNVDNTTEMLREWLAAVGADYAAVVWRPEGEPRSYPDEEGPKHWTRERHQFLMELKQEALSFARSWGADYILFADTDNILTNNQTLRLLVERGLPVVAPMLDSQTYYSNFWCGITPQGYYRRTAEYFPTKNRQRRGCFRVPMVHSTFLLSLRAEGTAQLAFYPPHPNYTWPFDDIIVFAYACQAAGVSAHVCNEHRYGYMNVAVKSHQGLEDEKVNFIHLILESLVDGPPMQASAHVSRPPKRPSKMGFDEVFVISLARRPERRARMLSSLWEMEISGRVLDAVDGRTLNSSVLRSLGVDLLPGYQDPYSGRTLTKGEVGCFLSHYAIWEEVAARGLARVVVFEDDVRFESNFKGRLERLMEQVAAEELPWDLIYLGRKQVNPEEEVAVEGLPGLVVAGYSYWTLAYALSLAGAHKLLASQPLRRMLPVDEFLPIMFDRHPNEQYKAHFWPRDLQAFSARPLLAAPTHYAGDAEWLSDTETSSPWDDDSGRLISWSGSQKTLRGPRPDLAGSSGHALHPRPHPRDEL
- the LOC133771992 gene encoding uncharacterized protein LOC133771992, whose translation is MRGAWAGSWSRGQGMLSLSGLGRGASSCGLGSQGPLRWERGAAGKPVGASTQPWPLLEPGLKWEVGRVPRLGSRCPSAELHPEPGAGARAHPLARIPGSLGHKLDWGSENPQLGRREAGSWQVPCMTRGESPQVPSDSSVKPHPASELPGGLFLKQTAWPPRPKNLHFWRVPEDADGCWSRFETHRFRITDHRPPGSSDPSLVETSTLPVPSPHQASPFLPPSPGGAAGTGLAPSLPWEEAAERPPKVPPEKQGLGVNEGPLCQPHPQAGPLPASQPPRGAKLQVSGSSKASLQTLGVGISPGAPSQDPKAQAGSVPVQAAEARTATRAACQAQTAAGRRAQRARGSGGGPAAGGRGTPERLHRAWVPPRGV